The following proteins are co-located in the Portunus trituberculatus isolate SZX2019 chromosome 16, ASM1759143v1, whole genome shotgun sequence genome:
- the LOC123504660 gene encoding uncharacterized protein LOC123504660 isoform X2 has protein sequence MPSCVASHTAITCSNRDSNVLASMRRSGGGGGGGAGGFNKPPPAPLTHGGAGRVRLHTPDLTAVVLSKDRFGPARERSPSTLPLSPSHPASREKSPNPSSHHLDLHDCSMCLSAYLQSLNTVCGTACRLSQCLAQACGEETGPSLAKEVAEAWEGVARAVGVASAAVKSQMLVLVQEAQSNRQDLGISQSDRRADLQRVVLTMLSAFLGLQQQFSVAVLERFSGVVAGLREEGLKQGFSLLSDLPASAQHLHHGTGARESPSLEDKTPGRPPSTCSSRSQTAWTGPASPGASTLSPGTCHTLTPGSAWPPDAISRRWSMVDGWSSLGSFSLLASRRWSVPEADGEGGTATGAGPWGGLTPTSRDSSVTRSPTHSRSTTPGNIASDPNRQSTFISNEELQDVIDLLSIPLFDAPAAGKVGEGGQHGFDGGGGPGRNSFDGGVGGRNSIDSGGRNSFDSGLGGRNSFDIGGGSRNSFDGGGSGGRNSFDGGGGGRSSFDAGGGGGISPVGLSPTHHLHQQNPIHSSHHPSIAQLFEEATKQQQQPSSMKPPQSPQQSQYRDQHQSSQQQLPYHHHHHHSHHQQQQQKQQQQQQQQQQQQQQQQQQQQQQQQQQQQQQQQQQQQQQQQQQQQQQQHQHHPHPHHHQQHHHPHHQHHHHHSSQSQPSFSHGSTPSTRCSLGEIVVEAPDAGSHVSTPLWPPSGIAPGVTLTECPGASGDQDSPLPPWTEGVGCERRGGGGVQARESAHRASWPAAAPPPSLLWAGLEGLTTAGERPGGGEDEGLAGTSSISPTCSPQYRRHSTDTTHLAPLHPHHLAATSTTTRGTAAAAAAAAATTASATISKTRSTDNIAQKVLVECSSHLSSYLNPEKSFLADSTLPLGVNKPAIASSF, from the exons ATGCCCTCGTGTGTTGCAAGTCACACTGCCATAACATGTAGTAATCG gGACAGCAATGTGCTAGCAAGTATGCGAAggagtggtgggggtgggggagggggagcagGAGGGTTCAACAAACCACCCCCAGCTCCCCTCACCCACGGTGGAGCTGGCCGGGTGAGGCTCCACACCCCTGATCTCACAGCAGTGGTCCTCAGCAAGGATAGATTTGG GCCAGCAAGGGAGAGATCACCCAGCACCCTGCCACTCTCCCCGTCACATCCTGCCAGTAGAGAGAAGTCTCCCAACCCATCTTCTCACCACCTTGACCTCCATGACTGCTCCATGTGTCTCTCAGCTTACCTCCAG TCACTGAACACCGTATGTGGAACAGCTTGTCGACTCTCCCAGTGCTTGGCACAGGCATGTGGAGAGGAGACTGGACCAAGTCTTGCTAAAGAGGTGGCTGAAGCATGGGAGGGTGTGGCCCGGGCAGTGGGAGTAGCCTCTGCTGCTGTGAAATCCCAAATGCTAGTGTTGGTGCAGGAAGCGCAGAGCAATCGCCAAGACCTGGGAATCTCTCAGTCAGACCGTAGGGCTGACCTACAACGG GTTGTGTTGACTATGCTATCAGCCTTCCTGGGGCTGCAGCAGCAGTTTTCGGTGGCTGTGCTAGAACGTTTTTCTGGGGTGGTGGCAGGCCTTAGGGAGGAAGGACTAAAGCAGGGTTTTAGCCTCCTCTCTGACCTCCCTGCCTCAGCTCAGCACCTGCATCATGGGACAGGTGCCAGGGAGAGCCCCAGTCTGGAAGATAAGACTCCTGGTCGTCCACCCTCAACTTGTAGTTCCAGATCCCAGACTGCCTGGACTGGTCCAGCTAGTCCTGGGGCTAGCACCCTCTCTCCTGGAACCTGCCACACCCTTACTCCTGGCTCAGCCTGGCCCCCTGATGCCATTTCACGTCGCTGGTCCATGGTGGATGGGTGGTCCAGTCTGGGCTCCTTTAGTCTGTTAGCCAGTCGACGTTGGTCTGTACCTGAGGCTGATGGGGAAGGTGGGACTGCCACTGGGGCTGGGCCCTGGGGCGGCTTAACACCCACTTCTAGAGACAGTAGTGTCACCCGCAGTCCAACACACAGCCGATCCACCACTCCCGGTAACATTGCTAGTG ATCCAAATCGGCAGAGTACCTTCATCAGCAACGAGGAGCTGCAGGACGTGATAGATCtgctctccattcctctctttgaTGCCCCTGCAGCAGGAAAGGTAGGGGAAGGAGGTCAGCATGGctttgatggtggaggaggtccTGGAAGGAACAGTTTTGATGGTGGAGTTGGTGGGAGAAATAGCATCGATAGTGGAGGAAGAAACAGCTTTGATAGTGGACTAGGAGGAAGGAATAGTTTTGATATTGGTGGAGGCAGCAGAAACAgttttgatggaggaggaagtggaggaagaaatagctttgatggagggggaggtgggagaAGCAGCtttgatgcaggaggaggaggaggaatatctcCAGTAGGTCTGAGTCCAACGCATCACCTTCACCAGCAAAATCCCATCCACTCAAGCCATCATCCCTCCATTGCTCAGCTTTTTGAAGAagcaacaaaacagcaacagcagccgtCATCCATGAAGCCACCACAGTCCCCACAGCAGTCACAGTACCGTGACCAACATCAGTCTTCACAGCAACAATTgccttatcaccatcaccatcatcattcccaccatcaacagcagcagcaaaaacagcagcaacaacagcaacaacaacagcaacagcagcaacagcaacaacaacagcaacagcaacagcagcagcagcagcaacaacaacaacaacagcagcagcaacagcaacagcaacagcagcaacaacaacaacaacaacaccaacaccatcctcaccctcatcaccaccagcaacatcaccatccacaccatcagcaccaccaccatcatagcAGTCAGTCACAGCCATCTTTCAGCCATGGTTCAACTCCCAGCACCAGGTGTTCCTTGGGAGAGATAGTGGTTGAAGCCCCTGATGCAGGCTCTCACGTCAGCACGCCCCTGTGGCCCCCATCAGGAATTGCCCCAG GTGTGACATTGACGGAGTGTCCTGGAGCCAGTGGGGATCAGGATTCACCACTGCCGCCATGGACAG AGGGCGTGGGGTGTGAGCGGCGGGGGGGTGGGGGGGTACAGGCCCGGGAATCAGCCCACCGAGCCTCCTGGCCCGCTGcagcccctcctccctccctcct GTGGGCTGGTCTGGAGGGCTTGACCACAGCAGGTGAGAGgccaggaggaggggaagatgaaggacTAGCAGGGACAAGCAGTATCTCTCCCACCTGCTCACCCCAGTACCGGCGACACTCAACAGACACTACTCATTTGGCACCCCTCCATCCCCACCATTTAgctgccacctccaccaccacccgtggtactgctgctgctgctgctgccgctgctgccactactgcttcTGCCACAATATCCAAGACACGAAGTACAGACAACATTGCTCAG AAAGTCCTTGTTGAATGTTCATCACATCTATCCTCATATCTGAATCCTGAGAAGTCATTCCTTGCTGATTCAACTTTGCCGCTTGGTGTGAACAAACCTGCCATTGCATCATCCTTTTAA
- the LOC123504660 gene encoding uncharacterized protein LOC123504660 isoform X3 produces MPSCVASHTAITCSNRDSNVLASMRRSGGGGGGGAGGFNKPPPAPLTHGGAGRVRLHTPDLTAVVLSKDRFGPARERSPSTLPLSPSHPASREKSPNPSSHHLDLHDCSMCLSAYLQSLNTVCGTACRLSQCLAQACGEETGPSLAKEVAEAWEGVARAVGVASAAVKSQMLVLVQEAQSNRQDLGISQSDRRADLQRVVLTMLSAFLGLQQQFSVAVLERFSGVVAGLREEGLKQGFSLLSDLPASAQHLHHGTGARESPSLEDKTPGRPPSTCSSRSQTAWTGPASPGASTLSPGTCHTLTPGSAWPPDAISRRWSMVDGWSSLGSFSLLASRRWSVPEADGEGGTATGAGPWGGLTPTSRDSSVTRSPTHSRSTTPGNIASDPNRQSTFISNEELQDVIDLLSIPLFDAPAAGKVGEGGQHGFDGGGGPGRNSFDGGVGGRNSIDSGGRNSFDSGLGGRNSFDIGGGSRNSFDGGGSGGRNSFDGGGGGRSSFDAGGGGGISPVGLSPTHHLHQQNPIHSSHHPSIAQLFEEATKQQQQPSSMKPPQSPQQSQYRDQHQSSQQQLPYHHHHHHSHHQQQQQKQQQQQQQQQQQQQQQQQQQQQQQQQQQQQQQQQQQQQQQQQQQQQQQHQHHPHPHHHQQHHHPHHQHHHHHSSQSQPSFSHGSTPSTRCSLGEIVVEAPDAGSHVSTPLWPPSGIAPGVTLTECPGASGDQDSPLPPWTEGVGCERRGGGGVQARESAHRASWPAAAPPPSLLWAGLEGLTTAGERPGGGEDEGLAGTSSISPTCSPQYRRHSTDTTHLAPLHPHHLAATSTTTRGTAAAAAAAAATTASATISKTRSTDNIAQVAAMNVHWWH; encoded by the exons ATGCCCTCGTGTGTTGCAAGTCACACTGCCATAACATGTAGTAATCG gGACAGCAATGTGCTAGCAAGTATGCGAAggagtggtgggggtgggggagggggagcagGAGGGTTCAACAAACCACCCCCAGCTCCCCTCACCCACGGTGGAGCTGGCCGGGTGAGGCTCCACACCCCTGATCTCACAGCAGTGGTCCTCAGCAAGGATAGATTTGG GCCAGCAAGGGAGAGATCACCCAGCACCCTGCCACTCTCCCCGTCACATCCTGCCAGTAGAGAGAAGTCTCCCAACCCATCTTCTCACCACCTTGACCTCCATGACTGCTCCATGTGTCTCTCAGCTTACCTCCAG TCACTGAACACCGTATGTGGAACAGCTTGTCGACTCTCCCAGTGCTTGGCACAGGCATGTGGAGAGGAGACTGGACCAAGTCTTGCTAAAGAGGTGGCTGAAGCATGGGAGGGTGTGGCCCGGGCAGTGGGAGTAGCCTCTGCTGCTGTGAAATCCCAAATGCTAGTGTTGGTGCAGGAAGCGCAGAGCAATCGCCAAGACCTGGGAATCTCTCAGTCAGACCGTAGGGCTGACCTACAACGG GTTGTGTTGACTATGCTATCAGCCTTCCTGGGGCTGCAGCAGCAGTTTTCGGTGGCTGTGCTAGAACGTTTTTCTGGGGTGGTGGCAGGCCTTAGGGAGGAAGGACTAAAGCAGGGTTTTAGCCTCCTCTCTGACCTCCCTGCCTCAGCTCAGCACCTGCATCATGGGACAGGTGCCAGGGAGAGCCCCAGTCTGGAAGATAAGACTCCTGGTCGTCCACCCTCAACTTGTAGTTCCAGATCCCAGACTGCCTGGACTGGTCCAGCTAGTCCTGGGGCTAGCACCCTCTCTCCTGGAACCTGCCACACCCTTACTCCTGGCTCAGCCTGGCCCCCTGATGCCATTTCACGTCGCTGGTCCATGGTGGATGGGTGGTCCAGTCTGGGCTCCTTTAGTCTGTTAGCCAGTCGACGTTGGTCTGTACCTGAGGCTGATGGGGAAGGTGGGACTGCCACTGGGGCTGGGCCCTGGGGCGGCTTAACACCCACTTCTAGAGACAGTAGTGTCACCCGCAGTCCAACACACAGCCGATCCACCACTCCCGGTAACATTGCTAGTG ATCCAAATCGGCAGAGTACCTTCATCAGCAACGAGGAGCTGCAGGACGTGATAGATCtgctctccattcctctctttgaTGCCCCTGCAGCAGGAAAGGTAGGGGAAGGAGGTCAGCATGGctttgatggtggaggaggtccTGGAAGGAACAGTTTTGATGGTGGAGTTGGTGGGAGAAATAGCATCGATAGTGGAGGAAGAAACAGCTTTGATAGTGGACTAGGAGGAAGGAATAGTTTTGATATTGGTGGAGGCAGCAGAAACAgttttgatggaggaggaagtggaggaagaaatagctttgatggagggggaggtgggagaAGCAGCtttgatgcaggaggaggaggaggaatatctcCAGTAGGTCTGAGTCCAACGCATCACCTTCACCAGCAAAATCCCATCCACTCAAGCCATCATCCCTCCATTGCTCAGCTTTTTGAAGAagcaacaaaacagcaacagcagccgtCATCCATGAAGCCACCACAGTCCCCACAGCAGTCACAGTACCGTGACCAACATCAGTCTTCACAGCAACAATTgccttatcaccatcaccatcatcattcccaccatcaacagcagcagcaaaaacagcagcaacaacagcaacaacaacagcaacagcagcaacagcaacaacaacagcaacagcaacagcagcagcagcagcaacaacaacaacaacagcagcagcaacagcaacagcaacagcagcaacaacaacaacaacaacaccaacaccatcctcaccctcatcaccaccagcaacatcaccatccacaccatcagcaccaccaccatcatagcAGTCAGTCACAGCCATCTTTCAGCCATGGTTCAACTCCCAGCACCAGGTGTTCCTTGGGAGAGATAGTGGTTGAAGCCCCTGATGCAGGCTCTCACGTCAGCACGCCCCTGTGGCCCCCATCAGGAATTGCCCCAG GTGTGACATTGACGGAGTGTCCTGGAGCCAGTGGGGATCAGGATTCACCACTGCCGCCATGGACAG AGGGCGTGGGGTGTGAGCGGCGGGGGGGTGGGGGGGTACAGGCCCGGGAATCAGCCCACCGAGCCTCCTGGCCCGCTGcagcccctcctccctccctcct GTGGGCTGGTCTGGAGGGCTTGACCACAGCAGGTGAGAGgccaggaggaggggaagatgaaggacTAGCAGGGACAAGCAGTATCTCTCCCACCTGCTCACCCCAGTACCGGCGACACTCAACAGACACTACTCATTTGGCACCCCTCCATCCCCACCATTTAgctgccacctccaccaccacccgtggtactgctgctgctgctgctgccgctgctgccactactgcttcTGCCACAATATCCAAGACACGAAGTACAGACAACATTGCTCAG gttgCCGCCATGAATGTACATTGGTGGCACTGA
- the LOC123504660 gene encoding uncharacterized protein LOC123504660 isoform X4 has product MPSCVASHTAITCSNRDSNVLASMRRSGGGGGGGAGGFNKPPPAPLTHGGAGRVRLHTPDLTAVVLSKDRFGPARERSPSTLPLSPSHPASREKSPNPSSHHLDLHDCSMCLSAYLQSLNTVCGTACRLSQCLAQACGEETGPSLAKEVAEAWEGVARAVGVASAAVKSQMLVLVQEAQSNRQDLGISQSDRRADLQRVVLTMLSAFLGLQQQFSVAVLERFSGVVAGLREEGLKQGFSLLSDLPASAQHLHHGTGARESPSLEDKTPGRPPSTCSSRSQTAWTGPASPGASTLSPGTCHTLTPGSAWPPDAISRRWSMVDGWSSLGSFSLLASRRWSVPEADGEGGTATGAGPWGGLTPTSRDSSVTRSPTHSRSTTPGNIASDPNRQSTFISNEELQDVIDLLSIPLFDAPAAGKVGEGGQHGFDGGGGPGRNSFDGGVGGRNSIDSGGRNSFDSGLGGRNSFDIGGGSRNSFDGGGSGGRNSFDGGGGGRSSFDAGGGGGISPVGLSPTHHLHQQNPIHSSHHPSIAQLFEEATKQQQQPSSMKPPQSPQQSQYRDQHQSSQQQLPYHHHHHHSHHQQQQQKQQQQQQQQQQQQQQQQQQQQQQQQQQQQQQQQQQQQQQQQQQQQQQQHQHHPHPHHHQQHHHPHHQHHHHHSSQSQPSFSHGSTPSTRCSLGEIVVEAPDAGSHVSTPLWPPSGIAPGVTLTECPGASGDQDSPLPPWTEGVGCERRGGGGVQARESAHRASWPAAAPPPSLLWAGLEGLTTAGERPGGGEDEGLAGTSSISPTCSPQYRRHSTDTTHLAPLHPHHLAATSTTTRGTAAAAAAAAATTASATISKTRSTDNIAQLPNNISIRAQ; this is encoded by the exons ATGCCCTCGTGTGTTGCAAGTCACACTGCCATAACATGTAGTAATCG gGACAGCAATGTGCTAGCAAGTATGCGAAggagtggtgggggtgggggagggggagcagGAGGGTTCAACAAACCACCCCCAGCTCCCCTCACCCACGGTGGAGCTGGCCGGGTGAGGCTCCACACCCCTGATCTCACAGCAGTGGTCCTCAGCAAGGATAGATTTGG GCCAGCAAGGGAGAGATCACCCAGCACCCTGCCACTCTCCCCGTCACATCCTGCCAGTAGAGAGAAGTCTCCCAACCCATCTTCTCACCACCTTGACCTCCATGACTGCTCCATGTGTCTCTCAGCTTACCTCCAG TCACTGAACACCGTATGTGGAACAGCTTGTCGACTCTCCCAGTGCTTGGCACAGGCATGTGGAGAGGAGACTGGACCAAGTCTTGCTAAAGAGGTGGCTGAAGCATGGGAGGGTGTGGCCCGGGCAGTGGGAGTAGCCTCTGCTGCTGTGAAATCCCAAATGCTAGTGTTGGTGCAGGAAGCGCAGAGCAATCGCCAAGACCTGGGAATCTCTCAGTCAGACCGTAGGGCTGACCTACAACGG GTTGTGTTGACTATGCTATCAGCCTTCCTGGGGCTGCAGCAGCAGTTTTCGGTGGCTGTGCTAGAACGTTTTTCTGGGGTGGTGGCAGGCCTTAGGGAGGAAGGACTAAAGCAGGGTTTTAGCCTCCTCTCTGACCTCCCTGCCTCAGCTCAGCACCTGCATCATGGGACAGGTGCCAGGGAGAGCCCCAGTCTGGAAGATAAGACTCCTGGTCGTCCACCCTCAACTTGTAGTTCCAGATCCCAGACTGCCTGGACTGGTCCAGCTAGTCCTGGGGCTAGCACCCTCTCTCCTGGAACCTGCCACACCCTTACTCCTGGCTCAGCCTGGCCCCCTGATGCCATTTCACGTCGCTGGTCCATGGTGGATGGGTGGTCCAGTCTGGGCTCCTTTAGTCTGTTAGCCAGTCGACGTTGGTCTGTACCTGAGGCTGATGGGGAAGGTGGGACTGCCACTGGGGCTGGGCCCTGGGGCGGCTTAACACCCACTTCTAGAGACAGTAGTGTCACCCGCAGTCCAACACACAGCCGATCCACCACTCCCGGTAACATTGCTAGTG ATCCAAATCGGCAGAGTACCTTCATCAGCAACGAGGAGCTGCAGGACGTGATAGATCtgctctccattcctctctttgaTGCCCCTGCAGCAGGAAAGGTAGGGGAAGGAGGTCAGCATGGctttgatggtggaggaggtccTGGAAGGAACAGTTTTGATGGTGGAGTTGGTGGGAGAAATAGCATCGATAGTGGAGGAAGAAACAGCTTTGATAGTGGACTAGGAGGAAGGAATAGTTTTGATATTGGTGGAGGCAGCAGAAACAgttttgatggaggaggaagtggaggaagaaatagctttgatggagggggaggtgggagaAGCAGCtttgatgcaggaggaggaggaggaatatctcCAGTAGGTCTGAGTCCAACGCATCACCTTCACCAGCAAAATCCCATCCACTCAAGCCATCATCCCTCCATTGCTCAGCTTTTTGAAGAagcaacaaaacagcaacagcagccgtCATCCATGAAGCCACCACAGTCCCCACAGCAGTCACAGTACCGTGACCAACATCAGTCTTCACAGCAACAATTgccttatcaccatcaccatcatcattcccaccatcaacagcagcagcaaaaacagcagcaacaacagcaacaacaacagcaacagcagcaacagcaacaacaacagcaacagcaacagcagcagcagcagcaacaacaacaacaacagcagcagcaacagcaacagcaacagcagcaacaacaacaacaacaacaccaacaccatcctcaccctcatcaccaccagcaacatcaccatccacaccatcagcaccaccaccatcatagcAGTCAGTCACAGCCATCTTTCAGCCATGGTTCAACTCCCAGCACCAGGTGTTCCTTGGGAGAGATAGTGGTTGAAGCCCCTGATGCAGGCTCTCACGTCAGCACGCCCCTGTGGCCCCCATCAGGAATTGCCCCAG GTGTGACATTGACGGAGTGTCCTGGAGCCAGTGGGGATCAGGATTCACCACTGCCGCCATGGACAG AGGGCGTGGGGTGTGAGCGGCGGGGGGGTGGGGGGGTACAGGCCCGGGAATCAGCCCACCGAGCCTCCTGGCCCGCTGcagcccctcctccctccctcct GTGGGCTGGTCTGGAGGGCTTGACCACAGCAGGTGAGAGgccaggaggaggggaagatgaaggacTAGCAGGGACAAGCAGTATCTCTCCCACCTGCTCACCCCAGTACCGGCGACACTCAACAGACACTACTCATTTGGCACCCCTCCATCCCCACCATTTAgctgccacctccaccaccacccgtggtactgctgctgctgctgctgccgctgctgccactactgcttcTGCCACAATATCCAAGACACGAAGTACAGACAACATTGCTCAG cttcccAATAACATATCTATACGTGCACAATGA
- the LOC123504660 gene encoding uncharacterized protein LOC123504660 isoform X1: MPSCVASHTAITCSNRDSNVLASMRRSGGGGGGGAGGFNKPPPAPLTHGGAGRVRLHTPDLTAVVLSKDRFGPARERSPSTLPLSPSHPASREKSPNPSSHHLDLHDCSMCLSAYLQSLNTVCGTACRLSQCLAQACGEETGPSLAKEVAEAWEGVARAVGVASAAVKSQMLVLVQEAQSNRQDLGISQSDRRADLQRVVLTMLSAFLGLQQQFSVAVLERFSGVVAGLREEGLKQGFSLLSDLPASAQHLHHGTGARESPSLEDKTPGRPPSTCSSRSQTAWTGPASPGASTLSPGTCHTLTPGSAWPPDAISRRWSMVDGWSSLGSFSLLASRRWSVPEADGEGGTATGAGPWGGLTPTSRDSSVTRSPTHSRSTTPGNIASDPNRQSTFISNEELQDVIDLLSIPLFDAPAAGKVGEGGQHGFDGGGGPGRNSFDGGVGGRNSIDSGGRNSFDSGLGGRNSFDIGGGSRNSFDGGGSGGRNSFDGGGGGRSSFDAGGGGGISPVGLSPTHHLHQQNPIHSSHHPSIAQLFEEATKQQQQPSSMKPPQSPQQSQYRDQHQSSQQQLPYHHHHHHSHHQQQQQKQQQQQQQQQQQQQQQQQQQQQQQQQQQQQQQQQQQQQQQQQQQQQQQHQHHPHPHHHQQHHHPHHQHHHHHSSQSQPSFSHGSTPSTRCSLGEIVVEAPDAGSHVSTPLWPPSGIAPGVTLTECPGASGDQDSPLPPWTEGVGCERRGGGGVQARESAHRASWPAAAPPPSLLWAGLEGLTTAGERPGGGEDEGLAGTSSISPTCSPQYRRHSTDTTHLAPLHPHHLAATSTTTRGTAAAAAAAAATTASATISKTRSTDNIAQVRAGGSCQGSGPGGSCLDSNLQHLLLLNSLLPASSPPSPTSQYSLFTS, translated from the exons ATGCCCTCGTGTGTTGCAAGTCACACTGCCATAACATGTAGTAATCG gGACAGCAATGTGCTAGCAAGTATGCGAAggagtggtgggggtgggggagggggagcagGAGGGTTCAACAAACCACCCCCAGCTCCCCTCACCCACGGTGGAGCTGGCCGGGTGAGGCTCCACACCCCTGATCTCACAGCAGTGGTCCTCAGCAAGGATAGATTTGG GCCAGCAAGGGAGAGATCACCCAGCACCCTGCCACTCTCCCCGTCACATCCTGCCAGTAGAGAGAAGTCTCCCAACCCATCTTCTCACCACCTTGACCTCCATGACTGCTCCATGTGTCTCTCAGCTTACCTCCAG TCACTGAACACCGTATGTGGAACAGCTTGTCGACTCTCCCAGTGCTTGGCACAGGCATGTGGAGAGGAGACTGGACCAAGTCTTGCTAAAGAGGTGGCTGAAGCATGGGAGGGTGTGGCCCGGGCAGTGGGAGTAGCCTCTGCTGCTGTGAAATCCCAAATGCTAGTGTTGGTGCAGGAAGCGCAGAGCAATCGCCAAGACCTGGGAATCTCTCAGTCAGACCGTAGGGCTGACCTACAACGG GTTGTGTTGACTATGCTATCAGCCTTCCTGGGGCTGCAGCAGCAGTTTTCGGTGGCTGTGCTAGAACGTTTTTCTGGGGTGGTGGCAGGCCTTAGGGAGGAAGGACTAAAGCAGGGTTTTAGCCTCCTCTCTGACCTCCCTGCCTCAGCTCAGCACCTGCATCATGGGACAGGTGCCAGGGAGAGCCCCAGTCTGGAAGATAAGACTCCTGGTCGTCCACCCTCAACTTGTAGTTCCAGATCCCAGACTGCCTGGACTGGTCCAGCTAGTCCTGGGGCTAGCACCCTCTCTCCTGGAACCTGCCACACCCTTACTCCTGGCTCAGCCTGGCCCCCTGATGCCATTTCACGTCGCTGGTCCATGGTGGATGGGTGGTCCAGTCTGGGCTCCTTTAGTCTGTTAGCCAGTCGACGTTGGTCTGTACCTGAGGCTGATGGGGAAGGTGGGACTGCCACTGGGGCTGGGCCCTGGGGCGGCTTAACACCCACTTCTAGAGACAGTAGTGTCACCCGCAGTCCAACACACAGCCGATCCACCACTCCCGGTAACATTGCTAGTG ATCCAAATCGGCAGAGTACCTTCATCAGCAACGAGGAGCTGCAGGACGTGATAGATCtgctctccattcctctctttgaTGCCCCTGCAGCAGGAAAGGTAGGGGAAGGAGGTCAGCATGGctttgatggtggaggaggtccTGGAAGGAACAGTTTTGATGGTGGAGTTGGTGGGAGAAATAGCATCGATAGTGGAGGAAGAAACAGCTTTGATAGTGGACTAGGAGGAAGGAATAGTTTTGATATTGGTGGAGGCAGCAGAAACAgttttgatggaggaggaagtggaggaagaaatagctttgatggagggggaggtgggagaAGCAGCtttgatgcaggaggaggaggaggaatatctcCAGTAGGTCTGAGTCCAACGCATCACCTTCACCAGCAAAATCCCATCCACTCAAGCCATCATCCCTCCATTGCTCAGCTTTTTGAAGAagcaacaaaacagcaacagcagccgtCATCCATGAAGCCACCACAGTCCCCACAGCAGTCACAGTACCGTGACCAACATCAGTCTTCACAGCAACAATTgccttatcaccatcaccatcatcattcccaccatcaacagcagcagcaaaaacagcagcaacaacagcaacaacaacagcaacagcagcaacagcaacaacaacagcaacagcaacagcagcagcagcagcaacaacaacaacaacagcagcagcaacagcaacagcaacagcagcaacaacaacaacaacaacaccaacaccatcctcaccctcatcaccaccagcaacatcaccatccacaccatcagcaccaccaccatcatagcAGTCAGTCACAGCCATCTTTCAGCCATGGTTCAACTCCCAGCACCAGGTGTTCCTTGGGAGAGATAGTGGTTGAAGCCCCTGATGCAGGCTCTCACGTCAGCACGCCCCTGTGGCCCCCATCAGGAATTGCCCCAG GTGTGACATTGACGGAGTGTCCTGGAGCCAGTGGGGATCAGGATTCACCACTGCCGCCATGGACAG AGGGCGTGGGGTGTGAGCGGCGGGGGGGTGGGGGGGTACAGGCCCGGGAATCAGCCCACCGAGCCTCCTGGCCCGCTGcagcccctcctccctccctcct GTGGGCTGGTCTGGAGGGCTTGACCACAGCAGGTGAGAGgccaggaggaggggaagatgaaggacTAGCAGGGACAAGCAGTATCTCTCCCACCTGCTCACCCCAGTACCGGCGACACTCAACAGACACTACTCATTTGGCACCCCTCCATCCCCACCATTTAgctgccacctccaccaccacccgtggtactgctgctgctgctgctgccgctgctgccactactgcttcTGCCACAATATCCAAGACACGAAGTACAGACAACATTGCTCAG GTGCGTGCTGGAGGGAGCTGCCAAGGAAGTGGTCCAGGAGGAAGCTGTCTAGATTCCAATCTTcaacacctccttctcctcaactCCCTTCTGCcagcttcatctcctccttccccaactTCACAATACTCCCTTTTCACATCATGA